From Candidatus Neomarinimicrobiota bacterium, the proteins below share one genomic window:
- the purM gene encoding phosphoribosylformylglycinamidine cyclo-ligase, whose amino-acid sequence MAESIKSGIDIDLGNQCSRTAYSWAKKSFIHRVPGSGNPLMAVDGVFSNVMDYRGVKVGISSDGIGTKIELAERTGIYDTLGFDLVAMTADDLAANGIEAVNLSNILDVDHLDHEIVDDLMRGLYDAAKIARITVTGGEIAELGNRIGGYGDRMHFNWCSTATGLIPEGAELIDGSNIRPGQIVVSLASRGFRSNGFSLIRHVMHKTFGPEWHLQPYSGQQSWGEVLLTPSRIFAPLITDLITARIPLYGIAHITGGGVGENFTRVLKSSGYGAELNRLFDPHPVMKKIEELGTVPEDMAYRLWNMGNGMLLVTDEHAYSALNELAGKYEYPVQQAGYIVSEPRIRIVSRGNDPQQLEYPLR is encoded by the coding sequence ATGGCTGAATCCATCAAAAGCGGCATTGATATCGATCTTGGAAATCAATGCTCCCGCACCGCTTATTCCTGGGCAAAAAAAAGTTTTATCCATCGTGTCCCGGGATCCGGGAATCCCCTCATGGCGGTAGATGGGGTCTTTTCCAATGTGATGGATTACCGGGGGGTAAAAGTGGGAATTTCGTCCGATGGAATCGGGACGAAAATCGAACTGGCCGAGCGGACCGGCATCTATGATACCCTGGGATTCGACCTGGTAGCCATGACCGCTGACGACCTGGCAGCCAATGGCATTGAAGCCGTGAATCTTTCCAATATCCTGGATGTGGATCACCTGGATCATGAGATTGTGGATGACCTCATGCGCGGACTCTATGACGCAGCCAAAATTGCCAGGATCACCGTTACCGGTGGCGAAATTGCCGAACTGGGAAACCGGATCGGCGGGTATGGAGACCGCATGCATTTTAACTGGTGCTCCACGGCGACGGGACTCATTCCCGAGGGGGCTGAACTGATCGACGGATCCAATATCCGTCCCGGCCAGATCGTGGTCTCACTGGCTTCCCGGGGTTTCCGGAGCAACGGGTTTTCCCTGATCCGGCATGTCATGCACAAAACCTTCGGACCTGAGTGGCATCTACAGCCTTACTCCGGTCAGCAAAGCTGGGGAGAGGTCCTTTTAACCCCATCCCGGATTTTTGCCCCCCTGATTACCGATTTGATCACCGCCCGTATTCCTCTGTACGGCATTGCCCATATCACCGGCGGAGGAGTCGGCGAAAATTTTACCCGGGTGTTGAAAAGTTCCGGCTATGGTGCCGAACTAAACCGGCTATTTGATCCCCATCCTGTGATGAAAAAGATCGAGGAACTGGGGACCGTCCCCGAAGATATGGCCTACCGCCTGTGGAATATGGGAAACGGCATGCTTCTGGTGACGGATGAACACGCCTATTCCGCCCTGAATGAGCTGGCGGGGAAATATGAATACCCCGTCCAGCAGGCAGGATATATTGTTTCCGAACCGCGCATTCGAATCGTCTCCCGGGGAAACGATCCCCAGCAGCTTGAGTATCCCCTAAGGTAA
- a CDS encoding glutathione peroxidase: protein MDDMNVYTFEVKTASGEAFPLDQFKGKVLMLVNVASKCGFTPQYEDLQKLYEDYKDKGLVILGFPANNFMNQEPGSDEQIQEFCQINYGVTFPVLAKISVKGKDIHPLYAWLTDKKIHSETGGSIGWNFTKFLIDKEGKVSARYASRVNPRSDEVIQKIESLLEEK, encoded by the coding sequence ATGGATGATATGAACGTATATACTTTTGAAGTCAAGACGGCATCAGGGGAGGCGTTTCCCCTGGATCAATTCAAAGGGAAGGTGCTGATGCTTGTGAATGTGGCCAGTAAATGCGGTTTTACGCCCCAATACGAGGATTTGCAGAAGCTGTATGAGGATTACAAGGACAAAGGACTGGTGATTCTGGGATTCCCGGCCAACAATTTCATGAATCAGGAACCGGGGAGTGACGAGCAGATCCAGGAATTCTGCCAGATCAATTACGGTGTGACCTTTCCGGTCCTGGCCAAGATCTCTGTTAAGGGTAAGGACATACACCCCCTCTATGCCTGGCTGACGGACAAAAAGATCCATTCCGAAACGGGGGGCAGTATCGGGTGGAATTTTACCAAATTTCTCATCGACAAAGAAGGAAAAGTGTCTGCCCGGTATGCATCCCGCGTGAATCCTCGCTCCGATGAGGTCATCCAAAAAATTGAAAGTCTTTTGGAGGAAAAATGA
- a CDS encoding nitroreductase family protein: MTVYEAIQRRRSYRHLENVEITDEIIDKLSRAVQLSPSCFNNQPWRYVFVRDPEKLKALYEVYSKGNEWTHDGSLVIAVTTRKEDDCVVGSREYYQFDTGLSVGQLLLQATELGLTAHPIAGFSPKKTRKVLHIPEDYEVITLIIVGKKAVGSPEEPAMPRKELKEIIFQDTFL; the protein is encoded by the coding sequence ATGACGGTATACGAAGCCATCCAACGCCGCAGATCGTATCGGCACCTGGAAAACGTGGAGATCACCGATGAAATCATCGATAAATTATCCCGGGCGGTGCAGCTGTCTCCCTCCTGTTTCAACAATCAGCCCTGGCGCTATGTTTTTGTGAGGGATCCGGAAAAACTCAAAGCCCTTTACGAGGTCTATTCCAAAGGCAACGAGTGGACTCATGACGGGTCCCTGGTCATTGCCGTCACGACCCGAAAAGAGGATGACTGCGTGGTAGGTTCACGGGAGTACTACCAATTTGATACGGGCTTGTCGGTAGGACAGCTTTTGCTTCAGGCCACGGAACTGGGACTCACAGCCCACCCTATTGCCGGATTTAGTCCGAAAAAAACCCGCAAAGTCCTCCATATCCCTGAGGATTACGAGGTCATCACCCTGATCATCGTAGGGAAAAAGGCGGTGGGAAGCCCGGAAGAACCGGCCATGCCCCGAAAAGAACTGAAAGAGATTATATTTCAAGATACATTCTTATAA
- a CDS encoding 3-deoxy-7-phosphoheptulonate synthase → MAFHIIQALPKAEEMLEELPLPEPLKKVKKERDKAVSRIIRGESSAFLVIVGPCSAHDPDAVCEYVSRLARVQEKVRDTLLLIPRIYTNKPRTLGTGYKGMLHQPNPTAKPNIVEGIKALRAMHIRAMEESHLSAADEMLYPGNYPYVEDLLSYVAIGARSVANQQHRLTVSGLDIPVGMKNPTSGEVRVMLESIYAAQHSHVFVYNNKEVRTDGNPLAHGVLRGAVDPSGIRVPNYHYEDLLRISHLYLKQELKNPSLIVDVNHDNSNKRYEEQPRIAREVMQSRHHNPELKKIIKGLMIESYLVGGRQESSGTVFGQSITDPCLGWDETERLLLVIAEEAAR, encoded by the coding sequence ATGGCCTTTCATATTATACAAGCCCTTCCCAAAGCGGAAGAGATGCTTGAGGAACTTCCCCTGCCGGAACCCCTGAAAAAGGTGAAAAAGGAGAGGGATAAGGCAGTGTCCCGAATTATCCGGGGTGAATCATCTGCTTTTCTTGTGATTGTGGGTCCCTGTTCCGCCCACGATCCGGATGCAGTCTGTGAATATGTTTCCCGACTGGCTCGCGTCCAGGAAAAGGTCCGGGACACCCTGCTGCTGATTCCCCGTATTTACACCAACAAGCCCCGGACACTGGGGACCGGCTACAAGGGGATGCTCCATCAGCCCAATCCCACGGCAAAACCCAATATCGTGGAGGGGATTAAGGCCTTGCGTGCCATGCATATCCGGGCCATGGAAGAATCACACCTGTCCGCCGCCGATGAAATGCTCTATCCGGGGAATTATCCCTATGTGGAGGATCTCCTCTCTTATGTGGCCATCGGAGCACGATCGGTAGCCAATCAGCAGCACCGGCTTACGGTGAGTGGACTGGATATCCCGGTGGGAATGAAAAATCCCACATCCGGGGAAGTCCGGGTGATGCTGGAATCCATCTATGCCGCCCAGCATTCTCATGTGTTTGTCTATAACAATAAGGAGGTCAGGACAGATGGGAATCCCCTGGCCCACGGGGTGCTCCGGGGAGCCGTGGATCCTTCCGGTATCCGGGTGCCGAATTATCACTACGAAGATCTGCTCCGGATCAGCCATCTCTATCTGAAGCAGGAACTGAAAAATCCCTCTCTCATCGTGGATGTGAACCACGATAATTCCAATAAACGCTATGAAGAACAACCCCGGATTGCCCGGGAAGTGATGCAGAGCCGTCACCATAATCCGGAACTTAAAAAAATCATTAAAGGACTCATGATCGAAAGTTATCTTGTGGGTGGTCGACAGGAATCCAGCGGTACGGTGTTCGGTCAGTCCATTACAGACCCCTGCCTGGGCTGGGATGAGACGGAACGGCTTCTCCTGGTTATTGCCGAAGAAGCCGCACGATGA
- a CDS encoding YggS family pyridoxal phosphate-dependent enzyme, with product MSSHSIKKSVREIFQTLPKDVILVAASKTRSVEEVNEAIHRGVTIIGHNYVQEAEQMYPFVKDSVKWHLIGHLQRNKAKKASQIFDMIETIDSYKIALAVNQYCEEMNKVMPVLIEVNSGRESNKTGILPENAESLIRKISLLKHVHIQGLMTMGPRFGNPEDSRPYFKKTKALFDHLQQADIPQADFKYLSMGMSNSYKIAIEEGANMVRIGTRLFGKR from the coding sequence ATGTCTTCTCATTCAATTAAAAAATCTGTTAGGGAAATATTTCAAACACTTCCCAAGGATGTTATACTGGTCGCAGCCTCAAAAACACGAAGTGTTGAAGAAGTCAATGAAGCAATACACAGAGGTGTTACAATTATAGGCCACAATTATGTTCAGGAAGCAGAACAAATGTATCCCTTTGTCAAAGATAGCGTAAAATGGCATTTAATAGGTCATCTGCAAAGGAATAAAGCTAAAAAAGCCAGCCAGATTTTTGATATGATTGAAACAATTGATTCATATAAAATCGCATTGGCTGTCAACCAATACTGTGAAGAAATGAATAAAGTAATGCCGGTTTTGATTGAAGTGAACAGCGGCAGGGAATCCAATAAAACCGGGATATTGCCGGAAAATGCCGAATCCTTGATTCGAAAGATTAGTTTATTGAAACATGTACATATTCAGGGATTGATGACCATGGGACCCCGATTTGGTAATCCTGAAGACTCAAGGCCCTATTTCAAAAAGACTAAAGCTCTTTTTGATCATTTGCAACAAGCCGATATACCCCAAGCTGATTTTAAATATTTATCCATGGGGATGAGTAACAGTTATAAAATTGCCATTGAAGAGGGTGCAAATATGGTTCGTATTGGCACAAGATTATTCGGCAAACGGTGA
- a CDS encoding class I fructose-bisphosphate aldolase — MLETIINYLGKESQSLLDYTCQGIKKEDLHLPGPDFVDRIMKNTDRSSAVLRNMQLLFNTGRLAGTGYLSVLPVDQGVEHSAGASFAPNPIYFDPENIVKLAIEGGCNAVASTLGVLGAVSRKYAHRIPFIVKLNHNELLTYPNSYDQVLFGDVEQAFNMGAVAIGATIYFGSPESRRQIQEISQVFKYAHELGMVTILWCYLRNSAFKADKDYHVSADLTGQANHLGVTLEADIIKQKQPQNNGGYTALKFGKTHKDVYEKLTTDNPIDLTRYQVANGYMGRIGLINSGGASGDNDFTAVTRTAVINKRAGGMGLITGRKAFQRPIKEGIKLLHTVQDVYLEKKVTIA; from the coding sequence ATGCTTGAAACAATTATCAACTATTTAGGAAAAGAATCCCAAAGTCTGCTCGATTATACCTGCCAGGGAATCAAAAAAGAGGATCTTCATCTGCCGGGACCAGATTTTGTGGATCGGATTATGAAAAATACAGACCGATCTTCAGCTGTCCTGAGAAATATGCAGCTTCTGTTCAATACAGGTCGCCTGGCAGGAACAGGATATCTTTCAGTTCTGCCGGTGGATCAGGGTGTAGAGCATTCTGCCGGAGCTTCTTTTGCTCCCAATCCGATCTATTTTGATCCGGAAAACATTGTAAAACTTGCCATTGAGGGTGGTTGCAATGCTGTAGCATCTACTCTGGGTGTCCTTGGGGCTGTCTCACGAAAATATGCCCATAGAATTCCCTTTATTGTGAAACTGAATCACAATGAGCTTCTTACATATCCGAACAGTTATGATCAGGTACTGTTCGGGGATGTGGAACAGGCTTTTAATATGGGAGCTGTTGCCATCGGCGCCACAATCTATTTTGGTTCACCCGAATCGCGCCGGCAGATTCAGGAAATCAGCCAGGTTTTCAAATATGCTCATGAACTGGGCATGGTGACAATCCTGTGGTGCTACCTGAGAAATTCAGCATTCAAAGCAGATAAAGATTACCATGTATCGGCAGATTTAACCGGCCAGGCAAACCATCTGGGAGTCACACTGGAAGCTGATATCATCAAACAAAAACAGCCTCAGAATAATGGCGGATATACGGCTCTGAAATTTGGAAAAACCCACAAGGATGTGTATGAGAAACTGACGACAGACAATCCGATTGATTTGACACGCTACCAGGTGGCAAACGGTTATATGGGACGCATTGGCCTGATTAACTCGGGGGGTGCTTCCGGAGACAATGACTTTACCGCAGTAACCCGAACAGCTGTTATTAATAAACGGGCTGGAGGCATGGGATTGATCACAGGTAGAAAAGCCTTTCAACGTCCAATAAAAGAAGGTATTAAACTTCTTCATACAGTTCAGGATGTGTATCTAGAAAAAAAGGTGACCATCGCCTGA
- a CDS encoding HD domain-containing protein: MKIDIQSDLLAKCKSWFSIYVESFKYGNQDLRKNIGLKEEHTYRVVQEIKSLAESLGLNEGEKRFAELTALLHDIGRFEQYARYQTFHDGKSENHADLGITILKRYRILNHLKETTKDLVYRVIQYHNRANLPENESETCLFFSKLLRDADKMDIWKVVINHYYREDGQHDPVLELGLPNTSGISEKVYQDLMNHRIVNMNNMQNLNDFKLLQMGWVFDINFKPSFQLIQSRHYIEKIRRVLPNSKKVDDINKTIQIYMDYKLIELSKDTD, encoded by the coding sequence ATGAAAATTGACATTCAATCAGACCTGTTGGCAAAATGTAAATCATGGTTTTCCATTTATGTTGAATCCTTTAAATATGGTAATCAGGATTTACGGAAAAATATCGGTCTAAAAGAAGAACATACCTATCGTGTCGTTCAGGAAATTAAGTCACTGGCTGAATCATTGGGACTTAATGAAGGAGAAAAAAGGTTTGCCGAACTGACAGCACTGCTCCACGATATTGGCCGGTTTGAGCAATATGCCCGTTATCAGACATTTCATGATGGTAAATCAGAAAATCATGCTGACCTGGGGATAACCATTCTGAAAAGATATAGAATTCTTAATCATCTGAAAGAAACAACAAAAGATTTAGTCTATCGGGTAATTCAATATCATAATCGTGCCAATTTGCCGGAAAATGAATCGGAAACATGTCTCTTTTTTTCGAAACTGCTAAGAGATGCGGATAAAATGGATATCTGGAAAGTTGTGATTAATCATTATTACCGGGAGGATGGGCAACATGATCCTGTTTTGGAACTTGGTCTGCCAAATACATCCGGGATATCTGAAAAAGTATATCAGGATTTAATGAATCATCGTATTGTAAATATGAATAATATGCAGAATCTGAATGATTTCAAACTGCTTCAGATGGGTTGGGTTTTTGATATAAACTTCAAGCCTTCATTTCAGCTGATCCAATCCAGACACTATATAGAAAAAATTCGGCGCGTTTTGCCCAACTCCAAAAAAGTTGATGACATAAACAAAACAATTCAAATATACATGGATTACAAACTAATAGAACTGAGTAAGGATACAGATTAA
- a CDS encoding class I SAM-dependent methyltransferase has product MARTQPFDKHTSQYEAWFKENKNAYLSELQAIREQMPDSQKSIEIGVGSGRFAQPLGIKKGVEPSQKMREIAEKRGIHTIEGIAEALPLEDAQYDLVLMVTTICFVDNLYKAFQEAYRILRFGGILLIGFIDKESPVGKLYLEHQQESVFYRDATFYSVDEVVTEMIKTGFKNLKFSQTIFHHLDKIKKVESIKEGYGEGSFVVIKGSK; this is encoded by the coding sequence ATGGCCAGAACCCAACCCTTTGATAAACACACGTCTCAATATGAGGCCTGGTTTAAAGAAAACAAAAATGCCTATTTATCGGAACTTCAGGCAATACGGGAGCAGATGCCCGATAGTCAGAAAAGTATAGAGATCGGTGTAGGAAGCGGCCGGTTCGCACAGCCATTGGGTATAAAAAAAGGTGTTGAACCCTCACAAAAAATGCGGGAGATTGCAGAAAAGAGGGGCATACATACCATAGAAGGCATTGCCGAAGCTCTTCCCCTGGAAGATGCTCAGTATGACCTTGTATTAATGGTAACCACCATCTGTTTTGTTGACAATTTGTATAAAGCCTTTCAAGAAGCATACCGTATCTTGAGGTTTGGTGGCATATTACTTATCGGATTTATTGATAAAGAGAGTCCTGTCGGAAAACTGTATCTGGAACATCAGCAGGAAAGTGTCTTTTATCGGGATGCCACCTTTTATTCCGTTGATGAAGTTGTGACTGAAATGATAAAAACAGGATTCAAAAATTTGAAATTCTCGCAGACTATATTTCACCATTTAGATAAAATAAAAAAAGTCGAATCCATCAAAGAAGGATATGGTGAGGGTTCTTTTGTTGTGATTAAAGGAAGTAAATGA
- a CDS encoding hemolysin III family protein yields the protein MEKTYKDRPFIVPEEIANAVTHGIGFLLSIVALVLLIFRAIEAGTAWHITSYTIFGSSMILLYLMSTLYHGIPKKGARNVFRRMDHAAIFILIAGTYTPYTLTVLRGPWGWTLFGIVWGVALAGIILKTVYFKKYYKATNWVFLALGWIVIIAGPALIRQLPLKSLIYLFVGGGLYSIGYFFHRWEKPIWSHPVWHLFVLGGTFFHFLSIMNLTA from the coding sequence ATGGAAAAGACGTACAAAGACCGGCCATTTATTGTCCCTGAAGAAATTGCCAATGCAGTAACACATGGTATTGGATTTCTGCTGAGTATTGTAGCTTTAGTGCTCTTGATTTTCCGGGCAATCGAGGCGGGGACAGCCTGGCATATCACCAGCTATACCATCTTCGGAAGCAGTATGATACTGCTCTATCTCATGTCCACACTGTATCACGGCATTCCTAAAAAAGGAGCCCGAAATGTCTTCCGCCGAATGGATCATGCGGCGATTTTTATTCTCATTGCCGGGACCTATACACCTTACACCCTGACCGTCCTCAGAGGTCCCTGGGGATGGACTCTTTTCGGGATTGTGTGGGGAGTTGCTCTGGCAGGAATCATCTTGAAAACTGTCTATTTCAAAAAATATTATAAGGCAACCAACTGGGTTTTTCTGGCTTTGGGATGGATTGTGATTATTGCCGGTCCTGCATTGATCCGGCAACTGCCGTTGAAAAGTCTGATCTATCTCTTTGTGGGTGGCGGCCTCTATTCCATCGGGTATTTTTTTCACCGTTGGGAAAAACCCATCTGGAGCCATCCCGTATGGCATCTCTTTGTCCTGGGCGGGACCTTCTTCCACTTTTTATCCATCATGAATCTCACCGCCTAA
- a CDS encoding ATP-binding protein: MKELVVISGKGGTGKTSVTGALAVLWDHAVFADCDVDASNLPILLNPEIREKLPFSGGKKAEIVEDDCTGCGLCESLCRFHAISQEDNGIYQVDPLACEGCGLCFRACPMDAIQFEPVVNGELYISDTAWGELIHAELYPGEENSGKLVTAVRQKARETAGAKGKSWILTDGAPGTGCPVIASLTGASGVLIVTEPGVSAIHDLERILELTKHFSIPAMILINKADISPEQKERIRDIARREKVTVLGDIPYHPSFTKSQIKGKPVTLDGAPELYRIFEHLKQLILEKLA; the protein is encoded by the coding sequence ATGAAAGAACTTGTGGTCATCAGTGGAAAGGGAGGAACAGGTAAGACCAGTGTTACTGGTGCTTTGGCTGTCTTGTGGGATCATGCCGTATTTGCCGATTGTGATGTGGATGCTTCCAATCTGCCCATTCTCCTGAATCCGGAAATCCGTGAAAAATTGCCTTTCAGTGGCGGGAAAAAGGCGGAAATTGTGGAGGATGACTGCACGGGATGCGGCTTGTGTGAGTCTTTATGCCGTTTTCATGCCATTTCTCAGGAGGATAACGGTATTTATCAGGTGGACCCACTTGCCTGTGAAGGATGCGGCTTGTGTTTTCGTGCGTGTCCTATGGATGCCATCCAATTTGAACCAGTCGTCAACGGAGAATTGTATATCTCAGATACAGCCTGGGGGGAGCTCATTCATGCAGAGTTATATCCCGGGGAGGAGAATTCCGGAAAGCTGGTGACGGCTGTCCGGCAAAAGGCACGTGAAACAGCCGGGGCTAAGGGGAAAAGCTGGATACTCACAGATGGGGCACCGGGGACCGGCTGTCCGGTGATAGCTTCGCTGACCGGTGCATCGGGTGTATTGATTGTGACCGAACCGGGTGTTTCGGCCATACATGATCTGGAACGGATTCTTGAGCTGACGAAGCACTTTTCCATTCCTGCCATGATACTCATAAACAAGGCGGATATATCTCCGGAGCAGAAAGAGCGCATCCGGGATATTGCCAGGAGGGAAAAAGTGACAGTATTGGGAGACATCCCGTACCATCCATCTTTTACGAAATCTCAGATAAAGGGAAAGCCGGTCACACTGGATGGAGCCCCGGAGCTATATCGTATATTTGAGCACCTCAAGCAGCTCATCCTGGAAAAGCTCGCCTGA
- a CDS encoding ATP-binding protein yields the protein MNLAIVSGKGGTGKTTVAVNLAAYMSRERDIRLLDADAEEPNAVLFFQADMSRDMAVSVMVPEILHEKCTRCRKCVEMCEYNALMMTRKGVLLSPDLCHSCGACMYVCPEKAILEKFRETGRIREYHCKAYPRLQVIEGDLHRGESRVTPVIDDVLSYAGPCTIIDAPPGTSCPVVETVKHADRVLVVTESTPFGLHDLKGVAAMLRLIRKPFQVVINRHGQGDDGVENWCKEEGIPVVLKIPFREDYARVIAGGGLLIEHFPRFREDMACLAKDLCGKGL from the coding sequence ATGAATCTTGCCATAGTCAGTGGAAAAGGGGGGACGGGTAAAACCACCGTTGCTGTAAACCTTGCAGCGTATATGTCCCGGGAGCGGGATATCCGCCTCTTGGATGCCGATGCCGAGGAGCCTAATGCCGTCTTGTTTTTTCAGGCGGATATGAGTCGTGATATGGCGGTCTCTGTGATGGTTCCCGAAATCCTCCATGAAAAATGTACCCGATGCCGTAAATGTGTGGAAATGTGTGAATATAACGCCCTGATGATGACCCGGAAGGGAGTCCTTTTAAGTCCGGATTTGTGTCATAGTTGCGGGGCGTGCATGTATGTATGTCCGGAAAAGGCTATCCTTGAAAAGTTCCGGGAAACAGGCCGGATCCGGGAGTATCACTGTAAAGCGTATCCCCGTCTTCAGGTGATTGAAGGTGATTTACACCGGGGTGAGAGCCGTGTGACTCCGGTGATTGATGATGTGTTGAGTTATGCAGGTCCGTGTACCATCATAGATGCTCCGCCGGGGACTTCCTGCCCGGTTGTGGAAACGGTAAAACATGCGGATCGTGTTTTGGTCGTGACAGAATCCACCCCTTTTGGATTGCATGATTTAAAGGGGGTTGCGGCGATGCTCCGTTTGATTCGAAAGCCTTTCCAGGTGGTAATCAACCGTCATGGTCAGGGGGATGATGGTGTGGAAAACTGGTGCAAAGAAGAAGGGATTCCGGTTGTGTTAAAAATTCCTTTCCGGGAGGATTATGCCCGTGTGATAGCCGGTGGTGGATTGTTGATTGAACACTTTCCCCGGTTTCGGGAAGATATGGCCTGCCTGGCGAAAGATTTGTGCGGGAAGGGCTTATGA